The following coding sequences are from one Panicum hallii strain FIL2 chromosome 5, PHallii_v3.1, whole genome shotgun sequence window:
- the LOC112893268 gene encoding uncharacterized protein LOC112893268 isoform X2, with product MRPTMLAPRSLRKAAVPPALLSDPTPGSLQPTRLAVHLNGAGSSCSAYLASGCRVYKIEISMDGAMLSKGKESLLIPDNSQVINSSVVDRCPHRSEIQSVALAEGEGDNCLILGTVDSYGHLIVSRLDIMADDIDRTSYSVPPRDCGVGEGSWAGICFSPTQRSMVAVARQLCKSIDIYDQDIHVRSLRALWYPSSFSFVQCSPQVNESNSLLAIAEGSQLSIWDLRMNNNGGCVQRISGSIGDIIYSVCSSPSGPIAVGGTDRAVTIYDPRRWSALSRWVGCSKYEITGLSFSSVDQSFIYVQGVDYEITCGSWKESERAFSFRGDSNWLGFSKCANTDVVAGWCESGSIFIADARQM from the exons ATGCGGCCGACGATGCTGGCGCCGCGGAGCCTGCGGAAGGCGGCCGTCCCGCCGGCCCTGCTCTCCGACCCGACGCCCGGCAGCCTCCAGCCCACCCGCCTCGCCGTCCAC CTCAATGGCGCCGGCTCCTCCTGCTCCGCCTACCTCGCCTCCGGCTGCCGCGTCTACAAGATCGAG ATAAGCATGGATGGTGCAATGCTGTCCAAAGGAAAGGAGAGCCTTTTGATTCCTGATAATTCTCAG GTCATAAACTCGTCAGTTGTGGATCGCTGCCCGCATCGTTCTGAGATTCAGAGTGTAGCTCTTGCAGAGGGCGAAG GTGATAATTGCTTGATCCTGGGAACAGTTGACTCGTATGGTCATCTTATTGTATCTCGTTTGGACATCATGGCTGATG ACATTGACAGGACATCCTATTCAGTACCACCTCGTGATTGTGGTGTTGGGGAAGGCAGTTGGGCTGGGATATGCTTTAGCCCAACTCAGCGATCCATG GTAGCTGTTGCTCGTCAGTTGTGCAAGAGCATTGACATCTACGATCAGGACATTCATGTTCGCAGTTTACGCGC GTTATGGTATCCATCTTCATTTAGCTTTGTTCAATGCTCACCACAAGTTAATGAAAGCAATTCTCTGTTGGCTATTGCTGAAGGTTCTCAG CTGAGCATCTGGGATTTAAGAATGAACAACAATGGGGGATGTGTACAGCGCATTTCTGGATCCATTGGAGATATTATATATTCTGTCTGTAGTTCGCCTTCAGGGCCAATTGCTGTTGGTGGAACAGATCGTGCTGTCACCATCTATGATCCTCGCAG GTGGTCTGCTTTGTCAAGATGGGTAGGCTGCTCCAAGTATGAG ATTACAGGCCTTTCATTCTCATCAGTTGACCAATCTTTCATCTACGTCCAAGGTGTTGACTATGAG ATTACCTGTGGAAGTTGGAAAGAAAGTGAACGAGCATTCTCATTTCGAGGCGATTCCAATTGGTTGGGTTTTTCAAAG TGTGCCAATACTGATGTGGTGGCAGGTTGGTGCGAGTCCGGTAGTATCTTCATTGCTGATGCTAGGCAGATGTAG
- the LOC112893269 gene encoding bZIP transcription factor 12 has translation MASSRVMPSSSPSHTASDLARFAQAASRPGGGGGSGLGSMNVEELLRGIYSDMPTPATPAPAADRPMPAAPAPAPGIAARKTAEEVWKEITTGVGSAGTAAPVPQAVVPAGAGGGAGAGGPEMTLEDFLAREGAVKEDEVRISGPSAPAEGQVVMGFLGGAEGVGVPGGGGGRGRKRQLMDPVDRAAMQRQKRMIKNRESAARSRERKQAYIAELETLVTQLEEENAELLREQEERHQKRLKELLERVTPVIVRKKPPQDLRRTNSMQW, from the exons ATGGCGTCGTCGAGGGTGATGCCGTCGTCCTCACCGTCGCACACGGCATCGGATCTCGCGCGCTTCGCGCAGGCCGCCAGCAGGcccggcggcggtgggggcagCGGGCTGGGCTCCATGAACGTCGAGGAGCTCCTCCGCGGAATCTACAGCGACATGCCCACCCCGGCGActcccgcgccggccgccgaccGCCCGATGccagcggcgccggcgccggcgccggggatCGCCGCGCGGAAGACGGCGGAGGAGGTGTGGAAGGAGATCACCACGGGGGTTGGCAGTGCGGGGACAGCGGCTCCCGTGCCGCAGGCCGTCGTCCCCGCTGGcgcgggaggcggcgccggcgccggcgggccgGAGATGACGCTGGAGGACTTCCTGGCGAGGGAGGGCGCGGTCAAGGAGGACGAGGTTAGGATTTCGGGCCCCTCGGCGCCGGCCGAGGGGCAAGTGGTCATGGGGTTCCTGGGCGGAGCGGAGGGCGTGGGTGTGcctggcggcggaggcgggaggGGAAGGAAGCGGCAGTTGATGGATCCAGTGGATCGGGCTGCGATGCAGCGACAGAAACGAATGATAAAAAACCGCGAGTCTGCTGCCAGGTCACGCGAGAGGAAGCAG GCTTATATCGCTGAGCTAGAGACTCTAGTCACGCAGCTCGAGGAGGAGAATGCCGAGCTGTTGAGAGAACAG GAGGAGCGGCACCAGAAGCGGCTTAAAGAG CTTTTGGAACGAGTGACGCCAGTCATTGTGAGAAAAAAACCGCCACAAGATCTTAGAAGAACAAACTCGATGCAGTGGTAG
- the LOC112893268 gene encoding uncharacterized protein LOC112893268 isoform X4, producing MRPTMLAPRSLRKAAVPPALLSDPTPGSLQPTRLAVHLNGAGSSCSAYLASGCRVYKIEISMDGAMLSKGKESLLIPDNSQVINSSVVDRCPHRSEIQSVALAEGEGDNCLILGTVDSYGHLIVSRLDIMADDIDRTSYSVPPRDCGVGEGSWAGICFSPTQRSMVAVARQLCKSIDIYDQDIHVRSLRALWYPSSFSFVQCSPQVNESNSLLAIAEGSQLSIWDLRMNNNGGCVQRISGSIGDIIYSVCSSPSGPIAVGGTDRAVTIYDPRRWSALSRWVGCSKYEITGLSFSSVDQSFIYVQGVDYEVGKVLNVIARNSMMISSFIYVDFSIRHCCIIEAFIKSFCT from the exons ATGCGGCCGACGATGCTGGCGCCGCGGAGCCTGCGGAAGGCGGCCGTCCCGCCGGCCCTGCTCTCCGACCCGACGCCCGGCAGCCTCCAGCCCACCCGCCTCGCCGTCCAC CTCAATGGCGCCGGCTCCTCCTGCTCCGCCTACCTCGCCTCCGGCTGCCGCGTCTACAAGATCGAG ATAAGCATGGATGGTGCAATGCTGTCCAAAGGAAAGGAGAGCCTTTTGATTCCTGATAATTCTCAG GTCATAAACTCGTCAGTTGTGGATCGCTGCCCGCATCGTTCTGAGATTCAGAGTGTAGCTCTTGCAGAGGGCGAAG GTGATAATTGCTTGATCCTGGGAACAGTTGACTCGTATGGTCATCTTATTGTATCTCGTTTGGACATCATGGCTGATG ACATTGACAGGACATCCTATTCAGTACCACCTCGTGATTGTGGTGTTGGGGAAGGCAGTTGGGCTGGGATATGCTTTAGCCCAACTCAGCGATCCATG GTAGCTGTTGCTCGTCAGTTGTGCAAGAGCATTGACATCTACGATCAGGACATTCATGTTCGCAGTTTACGCGC GTTATGGTATCCATCTTCATTTAGCTTTGTTCAATGCTCACCACAAGTTAATGAAAGCAATTCTCTGTTGGCTATTGCTGAAGGTTCTCAG CTGAGCATCTGGGATTTAAGAATGAACAACAATGGGGGATGTGTACAGCGCATTTCTGGATCCATTGGAGATATTATATATTCTGTCTGTAGTTCGCCTTCAGGGCCAATTGCTGTTGGTGGAACAGATCGTGCTGTCACCATCTATGATCCTCGCAG GTGGTCTGCTTTGTCAAGATGGGTAGGCTGCTCCAAGTATGAG ATTACAGGCCTTTCATTCTCATCAGTTGACCAATCTTTCATCTACGTCCAAGGTGTTGACTATGAG GTAGGTAAAGTGCTGAATGTTATAGCAAGAAACTCCATGATGATCAGTAGTTTCATCTATGTTGATTTCTCAATTCGGCATTGCTGTATCATCGAGGCTTTCATCAAATCTTTCTGCACATGA
- the LOC112893268 gene encoding uncharacterized protein LOC112893268 isoform X3, protein MRPTMLAPRSLRKAAVPPALLSDPTPGSLQPTRLAVHLNGAGSSCSAYLASGCRVYKIEISMDGAMLSKGKESLLIPDNSQVINSSVVDRCPHRSEIQSVALAEGEGDNCLILGTVDSYGHLIVSRLDIMADDIDRTSYSVPPRDCGVGEGSWAGICFSPTQRSMVAVARQLCKSIDIYDQDIHVRSLRALWYPSSFSFVQCSPQVNESNSLLAIAEGSQLSIWDLRMNNNGGCVQRISGSIGDIIYSVCSSPSGPIAVGGTDRAVTIYDPRSFFLVCRWSALSRWVGCSKYEITGLSFSSVDQSFIYVQGVDYEVGKVLNVIARNSMMISSFIYVDFSIRHCCIIEAFIKSFCT, encoded by the exons ATGCGGCCGACGATGCTGGCGCCGCGGAGCCTGCGGAAGGCGGCCGTCCCGCCGGCCCTGCTCTCCGACCCGACGCCCGGCAGCCTCCAGCCCACCCGCCTCGCCGTCCAC CTCAATGGCGCCGGCTCCTCCTGCTCCGCCTACCTCGCCTCCGGCTGCCGCGTCTACAAGATCGAG ATAAGCATGGATGGTGCAATGCTGTCCAAAGGAAAGGAGAGCCTTTTGATTCCTGATAATTCTCAG GTCATAAACTCGTCAGTTGTGGATCGCTGCCCGCATCGTTCTGAGATTCAGAGTGTAGCTCTTGCAGAGGGCGAAG GTGATAATTGCTTGATCCTGGGAACAGTTGACTCGTATGGTCATCTTATTGTATCTCGTTTGGACATCATGGCTGATG ACATTGACAGGACATCCTATTCAGTACCACCTCGTGATTGTGGTGTTGGGGAAGGCAGTTGGGCTGGGATATGCTTTAGCCCAACTCAGCGATCCATG GTAGCTGTTGCTCGTCAGTTGTGCAAGAGCATTGACATCTACGATCAGGACATTCATGTTCGCAGTTTACGCGC GTTATGGTATCCATCTTCATTTAGCTTTGTTCAATGCTCACCACAAGTTAATGAAAGCAATTCTCTGTTGGCTATTGCTGAAGGTTCTCAG CTGAGCATCTGGGATTTAAGAATGAACAACAATGGGGGATGTGTACAGCGCATTTCTGGATCCATTGGAGATATTATATATTCTGTCTGTAGTTCGCCTTCAGGGCCAATTGCTGTTGGTGGAACAGATCGTGCTGTCACCATCTATGATCCTCGCAG TTTCTTTCTTGTATGTAGGTGGTCTGCTTTGTCAAGATGGGTAGGCTGCTCCAAGTATGAG ATTACAGGCCTTTCATTCTCATCAGTTGACCAATCTTTCATCTACGTCCAAGGTGTTGACTATGAG GTAGGTAAAGTGCTGAATGTTATAGCAAGAAACTCCATGATGATCAGTAGTTTCATCTATGTTGATTTCTCAATTCGGCATTGCTGTATCATCGAGGCTTTCATCAAATCTTTCTGCACATGA
- the LOC112893268 gene encoding uncharacterized protein LOC112893268 isoform X1: protein MRPTMLAPRSLRKAAVPPALLSDPTPGSLQPTRLAVHLNGAGSSCSAYLASGCRVYKIEISMDGAMLSKGKESLLIPDNSQVINSSVVDRCPHRSEIQSVALAEGEGDNCLILGTVDSYGHLIVSRLDIMADDIDRTSYSVPPRDCGVGEGSWAGICFSPTQRSMVAVARQLCKSIDIYDQDIHVRSLRALWYPSSFSFVQCSPQVNESNSLLAIAEGSQLSIWDLRMNNNGGCVQRISGSIGDIIYSVCSSPSGPIAVGGTDRAVTIYDPRSFFLVCRWSALSRWVGCSKYEITGLSFSSVDQSFIYVQGVDYEITCGSWKESERAFSFRGDSNWLGFSKCANTDVVAGWCESGSIFIADARQM, encoded by the exons ATGCGGCCGACGATGCTGGCGCCGCGGAGCCTGCGGAAGGCGGCCGTCCCGCCGGCCCTGCTCTCCGACCCGACGCCCGGCAGCCTCCAGCCCACCCGCCTCGCCGTCCAC CTCAATGGCGCCGGCTCCTCCTGCTCCGCCTACCTCGCCTCCGGCTGCCGCGTCTACAAGATCGAG ATAAGCATGGATGGTGCAATGCTGTCCAAAGGAAAGGAGAGCCTTTTGATTCCTGATAATTCTCAG GTCATAAACTCGTCAGTTGTGGATCGCTGCCCGCATCGTTCTGAGATTCAGAGTGTAGCTCTTGCAGAGGGCGAAG GTGATAATTGCTTGATCCTGGGAACAGTTGACTCGTATGGTCATCTTATTGTATCTCGTTTGGACATCATGGCTGATG ACATTGACAGGACATCCTATTCAGTACCACCTCGTGATTGTGGTGTTGGGGAAGGCAGTTGGGCTGGGATATGCTTTAGCCCAACTCAGCGATCCATG GTAGCTGTTGCTCGTCAGTTGTGCAAGAGCATTGACATCTACGATCAGGACATTCATGTTCGCAGTTTACGCGC GTTATGGTATCCATCTTCATTTAGCTTTGTTCAATGCTCACCACAAGTTAATGAAAGCAATTCTCTGTTGGCTATTGCTGAAGGTTCTCAG CTGAGCATCTGGGATTTAAGAATGAACAACAATGGGGGATGTGTACAGCGCATTTCTGGATCCATTGGAGATATTATATATTCTGTCTGTAGTTCGCCTTCAGGGCCAATTGCTGTTGGTGGAACAGATCGTGCTGTCACCATCTATGATCCTCGCAG TTTCTTTCTTGTATGTAGGTGGTCTGCTTTGTCAAGATGGGTAGGCTGCTCCAAGTATGAG ATTACAGGCCTTTCATTCTCATCAGTTGACCAATCTTTCATCTACGTCCAAGGTGTTGACTATGAG ATTACCTGTGGAAGTTGGAAAGAAAGTGAACGAGCATTCTCATTTCGAGGCGATTCCAATTGGTTGGGTTTTTCAAAG TGTGCCAATACTGATGTGGTGGCAGGTTGGTGCGAGTCCGGTAGTATCTTCATTGCTGATGCTAGGCAGATGTAG